A part of Apodemus sylvaticus chromosome 19, mApoSyl1.1, whole genome shotgun sequence genomic DNA contains:
- the LOC127669383 gene encoding nephrocan, whose amino-acid sequence MHLLWAFLFWLSLTNGLRANCPGRCSCDSTQSVQCYRLMEIPSGIPSTTKRLYISHSRIQHLQLSNFTGLLALEDFILLASGTESIENDTFKTLSTLKTLELWKNKLRRVPSALPANLEVLKLNDNLICALYGSDFEGLKKLKVLELRNNLISSLSPSMLSSLISLQSLMVDGNNIESVDGPLNLPHLKYMSMENNKLHLIPGNVFTSLQDLQFLSFSGNFLTKIPINLPKSLLSLKMERNQLKVARFRDMRHLENLSHLYLSQNFLSSIDGAQLLTNLTTLEVSQNRLQMLPPRLPSRLQKLDCSSNFIQRVTAPEFQDLRDLKHLFLDNNVVSLFEAGALQRCSQLSNLALEQNLLLSIPLRLPKTLARLDLKGNAIQDMAERELRDLKQLQVLNLRNNKISALDLKALEGLPRLRHLYLDGNPWNCTCSLLRAREVLKAKGTDVKGGQCAAPAERLGESWMSSKKILRQCEHHLQQNEKSKETKKKPKPDDSSSSRLGTDDDDEDYEID is encoded by the exons ATGCACCTGCTTTGGGCCTTTCTTTTCTGGCTCTCTCTTACCAATGGCCTCCGTGCAAACTGTCCAGGACGATGCAGCTGTGATTCTACACAGTCTGTGCAATGCTACAGGCTCATGGAAATCCCATCAGGTATTCCTTCCACCACCAAGAGACTCTACATTAGCCACAGCAGGATTCAGCACCTTCAG CTATCCAACTTCACTGGACTGTTGgctctggaagattttattctgTTGGCCAGTGGAACAGAGTCTATTGAAAATGACACCTTCAAAACTCTGAGTACATTAAAGACCCTAGaactttggaaaaataaattgaGACGAGTCCCCAGTGCTCTCCCAGCCAACCTTGAGGTGTTAAAATTAAATGATAATTTGATATGTGCTTTATATGGATCAGATTTTGAAGGACTGAAGAAGTTAAAAGTCCTTGAACTTAGAAACAACTTGATCTCATCGCTGTCTCCCAGCATGCTCTCCTCCCTTATCAGTTTACAAAGTTTGATGGTGGACGGTAACAACATAGAGTCCGTGGACGGACCTCTGAACCTTCCGCATCTCAAGTACATGAGCATGGAGAACAACAAACTCCACCTTATACCAGGGAATGTCTTCACTTCTCTACAGGACTTGCAGTTCCTCAGTTTCAGTGGTAACTTTCTGACTAAAATTCCTATAAATCTACCCAAATCCTTGCTATCTTTAAAGATGGAGAGAAACCAGCTCAAAGTGGCTAGGTTTCGAGATATGAGACACTTGGAGAACCTGTCCCATCTTTACCTGTCACAGAACTTCCTGTCTTCCATTGATGGGGCACAGCTGCTGACCAATTTAACTACTCTGGAGGTTTCCCAAAACCGgcttcaaatgttgccccccagGCTGCCATCAAGGTTACAGAAGCTTGACTGTAGCAGTAACTTCATTCAGAGAGTGACAGCACCAGAATTCCAGGACCTCCGAGACCTGAAACATCTGTTTCTAGACAACAATGTTGTCAGTTTGTTCGAGGCCGGGGCTCTTCAGAGGTGTTCTCAGCTGTCCAACCTGGCCCTGGAACAGAATCTGCTATTGTCCATCCCTCTGAG GCTCCCGAAAACCCTGGCCAGGCTGGACCTCAAGGGCAATGCCATCCAGGACATGGCTGAAAGGGAGCTCAGGGACCTCAAACAACTCCAGGTCCTCAACCTAAGGAACAACAAGATCTCTGCCTTAGACCTCAAGGCCTTGGAGGGGCTGCCTCGGCTCAGGCATCTGTACCTGGATGGGAATCCCTGGAACTGCACCTGCAGTCTCCTACGAGCCAGGGAAGTCCTGAAGGCCAAGGGCACGGACGTGAAAGGGGGGCAGTGTGCAGCCCCAGCAGAGCGCCTCGGGGAGAGCTGGATGTCCTCCAAGAAGATCCTGAGGCAGTGCGAGCACCATTTACAGCAGAATGAGAAAAGCAAAGAGACTAAGAAGAAACCAAAACCGGACGACTCTTCCAGCAGTAGACTCGGCACGGATGACGACGACGAAGATTACGAAATAGATTAG